DNA sequence from the Paenibacillus azoreducens genome:
TCCGTCAGTTATGCGGCCGTCGAACTTGGCAAGCGGATCTTCGGCGCGTTTGATGACAAGAAGGTGCTGATCCTCGGCGCTGGCAAAATGAGCGAGCTAACCGTGAAACATCTCTATGCGAACGGCGCGGAAGAAGTCATTGTGGCCAACCGTACTTTGGCCCGGGCGGAAGAACTCGCCAGCAAATTTAAAGGAACGCCCTGCACGATTGAGCAGGCGATGAAGCGTCTGCATGAAGTGGACATTCTGATCAGTTCGACGGGAGCCAAGGATTATGTTTTGAACAGTGCGCAGGTTAGCGAAAGCATGCTGAAACGCAAGTCCCGTCCGATGTTTCTGATCGATATCGCCGTTCCGCGGGATATTGATCCGAATATCGCCGAGCTGGACAATGTTTTCCTGTATGATATCGATGATCTGGAAGGGATTGTCGAGAGCAATTTGGAAATGCGCAGAGCCGAGGCGGCCAAAATCGAAGTGATGATCGCCGAAGCGATGGATGAGTTCCAGCAGTGGCTAAAGACGCTGGGGGTTCGTCCGGCGATCCGCGCGCTGCAGGAGAAATCATCGAGCATTCATGAAGAAACGCTGCAAAGCTTGTTCAACAAGCTGCCGGAGCTCGATGAACATCAGCGTAAAGTCATCCACCGCCTGACCAAAAGCATCGTCAATCAGATGATGCATGATCCGATCAACCGAATCAAGGAAATGACGGCAGGCAAAGATGGAAATGAGGCTCTCGAATATTTCACGCGAATTTTTGCTTTGGAAGAAGATTTGAAGGAAACCAGAGAAAACGGAAAAACTCCTGAAAAATCCAGTGCCGCCCAAAAAGAACTCAGCAAAGAAAAGCATGAAAACAAACCGTTTGCCATTAAAGGTTCGCTGACGCCAGCAGGCCTGTAATGGCTGTCAGGGGGAGTGGACATGCTTACTGGATTTTATGATGCCGGTATCTATATCTATGCCCTGAGCCTTCTGTTTTTTATCTCGGATTGCATTCGACGCAATCGGGGCGCGAAGCGGATGGGTACAGGGCTTCTTGCTGTTGTTGGCATGCTGCAGGCAGGGGCGCTCATTATTCGGGCTCTAGAAGAGAGCGCGCTTCCGATCTTTACGCCGTTTGATTTTTTGCTGCTGCTCTCGTTCAGCCTCGTAGTTGCCTCATTGATTATCCATTTGCTGCAGCGGGCGGAATTTGCAGTTCTGCTGCTTAGCATCATCGGCTTTTGCATTCAGGTGCTGAACCGGCTTCGGTTTTCGCCGGGAAATAATCCGCTTAAGCATTGGGAGACGGTCCACGGGCTGCTTGTACTGCATATTACGCTTGCCAACCTCAGCTTCGTTATTTTTACGGTTGCCACAGTATTTTCGGCAATGTATCTTTTCCTTCACCGAAAATTGAAAGGAAAGAAATGGACGAACACGATGCGGCGTCTGCCCAGCCTTGAAATGCTGGACAAATATGCGTATTCCCTGGCATTGATCGGTACGCCCTTGCTGACGGTATCCTTTATCGTGGCGGCATTGTCGGTTGTTGCGGAAGGCAGGCTGAATCTGCTGCTGGATATGAAGGTACTCGCGACGTTCGCGGGACTTTGTTTCTACTATTTTTACCTCTATAAGAAACGTTTGCATCAGCACACGGGGACGTTGATGGCCAAATGGATTTTGGTGGGATACGTTTTTATCATCATTATTTTCGCGCTGAATGCCTGGTCTGATTTTCACCGCTGGAACGGGGAGTGATGACGGATGCCTGGATATGTGCCTGTCATGCTGGATTGTGAAAATCGAAGCTGCATGGTTATCGGGGGAGGAAGGGTTGCCGAAAGGAAGATCGGGGAATTGCTTGTGGCTTCGGCGCTCGTGACTGTTATTAGTCCCGCGGTGACACCGGTTATCCGGCAGTACCATGAGCAGGGCAAACTTAATTGGATGCCTAAGATGTATACCTGTGGGGATCTGGAGGGCGCGTTTATGGTTCATGCCGCCACCGATGATTCCAAAGTGAACAGGGCCGTAGCGGATGAAGCACGGGCGAGGGGTATTCTTGCCAACGTGGCCGACCAGCCGGAGCTTGGCGATTTTATCCATCCCAGCGTCCTGCGGCGCGGCCGGCTTCTTATCGCCGTATCGGCTTCGGGAGCGGGACCGCTTGCGGCTAGGGCCATTCGCCGAAAGCTTGAAGATGATTACGGGGTGGAATATGAGGCTTACCTCGATGTTTTATATGAGATGCGGCAGGCGATCCGGGAACAGGTTGATGATCCCGAGTCCCGGCGGGTTTTGTTAAGCAAGGTTGCCGGTGAAGAGATGTTTGCCCTACTGAGGCAGGGCGGTTTCAAATCTTGGAGCCAGGAAGAAATCAAGCATTGGATCAAGAACAATCAGGAGGAAAAGAATGCGGACAATCGTAGTGGGCAGCAGACAAAGCGCGCTGGCATTGACACAGACGGGCCAGGTTATCGATGATCTGAAGAAGCTTTGCCAAGAGCATGGCTTTGAATTCGAATTTGAAGTGAAAAAAATTGTGACCAAGGGGGACCGCATTCTCGATGTGACGCTTTCCAAGGTGGGCGGCAAGGGATTGTTTGTGAAGGAAATCGAGCAGGCCATGCTGGCCGGGGAAATTGATATGGCGGTTCACAGCATGAAAGACATGCCTTCCATTCTGCCGGACGGTTTGACGAACGGAGCTGTGCCGCGCCGCGTGGACCCGCGCGACTGCCTGATTACGCTTGACGGAAAAGGCATTGATGATTTGCCGCAGGGGGCCAGGGTCGGAACAAGCAGTCTCCGCCGCTCAAGCCAGCTCAAAGCCTATCGTCCCGATCTGGAGCTTGAACCGGTTCGCGGCAACATCGATTCCCGTTTGAAGAAGCTTGAAACCGAAGGTTTCCAGGCGATTCTGCTGGCTGCAGCCGGGCTGTACCGGATGGGATGGGAGGACAGAATCACCTCTTATATCCCCGCAGACATTTGTTTGCCTGCGGTCGGACAAGGCGCGCTCGGCATTGAATGCCGCGAGGATGACGAAGAGCTGCTGAAGCTGCTGGCTTTGTACAATGACAAAGAATCCGAGATGGCTGTTGCTGCCGAGCGGAGATTCCTTGGGGTGCTGAACGGCGGCTGCCAAGTTCCGATCGGAGCTCATGCGATATTGGTCAAGGCGCCGGAAGAACATACCCTTGCCGGACAAAACGTTATACAATTGACGGGGATGGTCGGCTCTCCGGAAGGAGATGTCATCCTGAAAGAAACCTTGCTTGGATTGGATCCGGTGAAGCTTGGTGAAGAAGTGGCCGGCAAGCTCATTGAACGTGGAGCAGAGAAAATTCTCGAACAAGTCAAGGAAATAGATTAAGGGGATGAAGAGATGGCGGGAAAAGTATATCTGGTTGGTGCAGGCCCGGGTCATGCCAAGTTAATTACTGTGAAAGGCCTCGAGTGTCTGCAAAAAGCGGATGTGGTTGTCTACGATCGTCTTGCCGCTCCCCAGCTGCTTGGGGCAGTCAAGCCCGGAACCCGTAAAATCTATGTTGGTAAGCTGCCGGACCGCCATACGATGAAGCAGGAGGATATCAATCGGCTTCTCGTTGATCTGGCCATGGAAGGCAGCACTGTCGTCCGCCTTAAAGGCGGAGACCCGGTGATTTTCGGCCGCGTCGGCGAAGAAGCCGCGCTCCTGAAGAAACATGGCATTCCTTATGAGATCGTTCCAGGGGTTACGGCCGCGACCGCCGTACCCGCATATGCCGGCATCCCCGTGACCCACCGCGAAGCGGCTTCATCGGTGTCGATTATTACAGGCCATGAAAGCCCGGATAAGCTGGACCTTATGATCGATTGGGAGAAAGTTACAAATGCAACGGGGACGCTTGTTTTTATGATGGGCGTATCCAAAATTGGATACATCGCTAATCAATTGATGCGGTATGGACGAGCCGCCGATACTCCAGTCGCTTTGGTGCGGTGGGGAACCCGTGCCGAGCAGGAGACGCTGGCGGGAACATTGGCGGATATTGAGCAGCGCGTCATTGCCGCCGATTTCAAACCGCCGGCCGTCATTGTTGTCGGCGATGTGGTCCTTCAGCGGGAGCTGCTTAAGTGGGCAGAAGATCTTCCGCTATTTGGCAAGCGCATTTTGGTTACCCGCGCCAGGTCTCAGGCCGCCGAGCTTGTCAACCGGATTGATGAGCTGGGCGGCGAGGCCTATGAATTTCCGGTTATTGAAACGGTCTATCCGCAAGACCCCGATATGATTTTCCGGGTGCAGGAGGCTTTGTCTCGGCTCGATAGCTATGATTGGGTATTATTTACGAGCGTTAACGGCGTCGAATACTTTTACCGGCATTTGGCCGAACAAGGCCGGGATATCCGAAGCCTTGCTCAGGCCAAAATTGCGGCGGTCGGACCGGCTACGGCAGACGCGTTGAAGGAGCGGGGGATTCTGCCGGTTGAGCTTCCAGGGCGTTTTCAGGCGGAAGGGTTGATCGAAACCCTGGGCAGCCGGCTCATCCCCGGTCAGAAAGTGCTGCTTCCGCGGGGGAATCTCGCGCGTACCTGGCTTCCCGAAAAGCTCGCGGAGATGGGACTTGATGTGACCGCGGTTGATACTTACCAGACCGTGATAAGTCAGGACCAGGATCATGAACTGATTAAGCTTCTTGAGGAACAGGCCATTGACATGATCACCTTTACCAGTTCCTCGACAGTGACCCATCTGATCGAAAAGTTGAAACGGATGGGCGTGGAGGATCCTGTTCGGCTGCTCGGTTCGACCGAGGCGGCGTGTATCGGGGAAATTACGGCCAAGACCGCCCGGGAAGCGGGGCTGCGCGTCAGCGTTGAGGCCGGACAAGCGACCGTTGACGGGCTGCTGGATTCCCTGTGTGAATACATGAAAAATGGGCGTCAGCACATGAAATAAATATTTTGAAACTTCCGGATGATGCAAAATCCGGACAGAGCAAACAGGAGGTAAATTGATATGAGTTTTCCGATCGTAAGACATCGCCGTTTGCGTCAATCTACAGGCATGCGTAATTTGGTCCGTGAGACGGTTCTTAACGTTCATGATCTGATCATGCCGATTTTTGTAACCTATGGGGAGGGCGTGAAAAACGAAATTTCCTCTATGCCGGGAATTTACCATTTTTCGCTGGACACTTTGAAAGAAGAAGTGGATGAAATCGTAGCGCTCGGTATTCCGGCCGTTCTGCTGTTTGGGATTCCGGAAACGAAAGACAGCGTGGGAACTTCCGCTTTTGTGGAAGACGGGATCGTACAGGAGGCAACCCGCCTCATCAAGAAATGGTATCCGGATCTGCTTGTTGTAGCCGATACCTGCCTATGCGAATTTACGGATCACGGCCATTGCGGCATGGTCCATACCTTTGAAGTGGACGGGCATGTTCATGGCGATGTGATGAACGACGAATCGCTGGAGCTGCTGACAAAGACGGCCGTATCACAGGCCAAAGCCGGTGCGGATATTATCGCTCCGTCGAACATGATGGACGGGTTCGTACAAGCGATCCGCACGGGCCTCGACGAAGCGGGATTTGAACATGTGCCGATCATGTCCTATTCGGTTAAGTACGCTTCCGCATTCTACGGGCCTTTCCGCGAAGCCGCGGATTCGGCGCCGCAGTTCGGCGACCGCAAAACTTATCAGATGGATCCGGCCAATGCCCGTGAAGCGCTGCGCGAAGCCGAAACGGACGTTCTGGAAGGCGCGGATATGCTGATGGTCAAACCGGCCCTTGCCTATATGGACGTGATCCGCACCTTGAAGGATCAATTTGATCTGCCGCTGGTAGCCTATAATGTGAGCGGCGAATATTCCATGGTGAAAGCGGCTGCGCTTCAAGGATGGATCAATGAACAGGCGATCGTGCAGGAAATGCTGACAGGTATGAAACGCGCCGGAGCGGATATCATCATTACTTATTTTGCGAAAGACGCAGCCCGCTGGATGCAGGAGCGTTAAAATTATTGAAACGGGAGTGACGTTCATGAGCAGTATGTCTGGAATGCGTAAAGAAGAGGCTTCCCGCACCGCGTTTGAAGAAGCCAAGCATTATCTTCCCGGCGGGGTGAACAGCCCGGTACGGGCTTTTAAATCGGTTGGCCTGACGCCAATCTATGTGGACCATGCCAAAGGCTCGCAGATATATGATATCGACGGCAACAGCTTCATCGATTATGTTTGCTCTTGGGGTCCCCTCATTATGGGACATGCTCATCCCGAAGTCATTGCAGCCATTCAGGAAACCGCATCGAAAGGCACGAGCTTCGGAGCTCCGACTTTGATCGAAACCGAGATGGCCAAGCTGGTCTGCGAACGCGTGCCTTCGATCGACGTGGTACGGATGGTCAACTCGGGCACGGAGGCGACGATGAGCGCGATCCGTCTTGCGCGCGGATTTACGGGACGCGGCAAGATCGTGAAATTCGAAGGCTCGTACCACGGCCACGCGGACAGTCTGCTGATCAAAGCGGGTTCCGGCGTAGCGACGCTTGGCCTGCCCGACAGTCCTGGCGTACCGGAAAGCGTGGCAACGAATACCATTACCGTGCCTTACAACGATCTGGAATCGGTTAAAATGGCTTTTGAACGTTTCGGGGAAGAGATTGCCTGCGTTATCGTTGAGCCGATCGCCGGCAACATGGGGGTAGTGCCCCCGCTTCCGGGCTTCCTGCAAGGCCTGCGCGACATTACGACGCGTTACGGCAGCCTGCTGATCTTCGACGAAGTGATGACAGGTTTCCGCGTGAATATCCACTCTGCGCAAGGACTGTTTGGCGTCACACCTGACCTGACCTGTCTAGGTAAGGTGATCGGTGGGGGGCTTCCTGTCGGCGCTTATGGCGGCAAACGGGAAATCATGGAGCAAGTAGCTCCGTCCGGACCGATTTATCAAGCGGGAACGCTTAGCGGAAATCCGCTGGCCATGGTTGCCGGTTACACGACGCTTAAGCTGCTGACTCCAGCGGTTTACGACCAGCTTGAAGAACGTGCAGCGCGACTTGCTGCCGGATTCGAGAAAAATGCCAAGGAACTTGGAATTCCCATGACGTTGAACCGGGTCGGCTCCATGGTATGCCCGTTTTTCACCGAAGGTCCTGTCGTGAACTACGATACGGCCAAAGCAAGCGACTTGCAGCGTTTCATCAAATATTTTGCTAACCTGGTCGAAGAGGGCGTCAGCGTCGCTCCTTCCCAGTTCGAGGGCATGTTCGTATCGGCTGCGCACAGCATCCGGGATATCGATGCGACCATTGAAGCCAATTACAATGCCCTGAAAAAGCTGTGATGACCTGGACGCGCCGCGGACAGTGGCTAGAGTTGACCCCAGGGAAAGGTTTAACGGGCGCCAAAGACCGGGATCAGGCTGCGGCAGCATGGTTGCTCGATACATTAGGGATGCCGGATAAGCTGCTTAAACAGCTTCAGGCGAACAAAGGATTAGAATGGAAAGGGGACCGGCTGCGGCTGGCCCTCTTTCCCGTTCAGCCGGTCGGGATCGATCCGGTGTGGCGTGAACTGCCCGTATTGTTCGAAGATGATTTTTGCCTGGTGGTCCATAAGCCCTCCGGCATGAACATTCATCCCGATGGACGAAAAGGTGAAACGGAACCTACGCTCGATCATGTCGTTGCCGCGCATTATCAAATGCAGGGCGAGGACATCGCAGTTAGGCATATTCACAGACTGGACCAGTTTACGTCGGGGCCCGTTTTGTATGCCAAAAACGATTGGGCCCAGCTGAAACTGGATGAGGATATGCGACATAAACGCATTGCCCGAAGTTATGTGGCATTTGCGCAAGGCAGGGTGTCGTCCGAACTTAGGGTGATTGATCTGCCTATCGGCAAAGACCGCCATCACAAGCAGCGAAGACGTGTTTCGCCGACTGGGCAAACGGCGGTAACGCATGTGCGCGTTGACGAGGTATTTAAGCAAGCTACCTTGGTGCGTCTGGAGCTGGAGACGGGGCGTACGCATCAAATTCGCGTCCATCTCAGTCATTTGGGGCATCCGCTGTTGGGCGACGCGCTTTATGGCGGCAGTACGGCGTTGATTAACCGGCAGGCGCTGCATGGGGAGAAGCTTGCTTTTACCCACCCGTTTACCGGGGAACGGATCGAAATCACGGACCCTTGGCCAAACGATATGCAGCATCTTTATGCAAAGCTGAGCATGAGGCATTGAGCTTGAATATAGCATGAAAGCGAATAGTAACTTACAGAAGTCATAACAG
Encoded proteins:
- the hemL gene encoding glutamate-1-semialdehyde 2,1-aminomutase, translating into MSSMSGMRKEEASRTAFEEAKHYLPGGVNSPVRAFKSVGLTPIYVDHAKGSQIYDIDGNSFIDYVCSWGPLIMGHAHPEVIAAIQETASKGTSFGAPTLIETEMAKLVCERVPSIDVVRMVNSGTEATMSAIRLARGFTGRGKIVKFEGSYHGHADSLLIKAGSGVATLGLPDSPGVPESVATNTITVPYNDLESVKMAFERFGEEIACVIVEPIAGNMGVVPPLPGFLQGLRDITTRYGSLLIFDEVMTGFRVNIHSAQGLFGVTPDLTCLGKVIGGGLPVGAYGGKREIMEQVAPSGPIYQAGTLSGNPLAMVAGYTTLKLLTPAVYDQLEERAARLAAGFEKNAKELGIPMTLNRVGSMVCPFFTEGPVVNYDTAKASDLQRFIKYFANLVEEGVSVAPSQFEGMFVSAAHSIRDIDATIEANYNALKKL
- a CDS encoding RluA family pseudouridine synthase; translated protein: MTWTRRGQWLELTPGKGLTGAKDRDQAAAAWLLDTLGMPDKLLKQLQANKGLEWKGDRLRLALFPVQPVGIDPVWRELPVLFEDDFCLVVHKPSGMNIHPDGRKGETEPTLDHVVAAHYQMQGEDIAVRHIHRLDQFTSGPVLYAKNDWAQLKLDEDMRHKRIARSYVAFAQGRVSSELRVIDLPIGKDRHHKQRRRVSPTGQTAVTHVRVDEVFKQATLVRLELETGRTHQIRVHLSHLGHPLLGDALYGGSTALINRQALHGEKLAFTHPFTGERIEITDPWPNDMQHLYAKLSMRH
- the hemA gene encoding glutamyl-tRNA reductase → MHIVVVGLNYRTAPVEVRERFTFEQSELSEALSELLQTKSVMEGVIVATCNRTEIYVVVDRLHMCGYFIRSFMERWFDIPREEFTKHLYIYEDEQAISHLFRVTCGLDSMVIGETQILGQIRTAFLQSQQEKATGTWFNMLFKQAVTLGKRAHSETSIGESAVSVSYAAVELGKRIFGAFDDKKVLILGAGKMSELTVKHLYANGAEEVIVANRTLARAEELASKFKGTPCTIEQAMKRLHEVDILISSTGAKDYVLNSAQVSESMLKRKSRPMFLIDIAVPRDIDPNIAELDNVFLYDIDDLEGIVESNLEMRRAEAAKIEVMIAEAMDEFQQWLKTLGVRPAIRALQEKSSSIHEETLQSLFNKLPELDEHQRKVIHRLTKSIVNQMMHDPINRIKEMTAGKDGNEALEYFTRIFALEEDLKETRENGKTPEKSSAAQKELSKEKHENKPFAIKGSLTPAGL
- a CDS encoding precorrin-2 dehydrogenase/sirohydrochlorin ferrochelatase family protein, with amino-acid sequence MPGYVPVMLDCENRSCMVIGGGRVAERKIGELLVASALVTVISPAVTPVIRQYHEQGKLNWMPKMYTCGDLEGAFMVHAATDDSKVNRAVADEARARGILANVADQPELGDFIHPSVLRRGRLLIAVSASGAGPLAARAIRRKLEDDYGVEYEAYLDVLYEMRQAIREQVDDPESRRVLLSKVAGEEMFALLRQGGFKSWSQEEIKHWIKNNQEEKNADNRSGQQTKRAGIDTDGPGYR
- the hemC gene encoding hydroxymethylbilane synthase; this encodes MRTIVVGSRQSALALTQTGQVIDDLKKLCQEHGFEFEFEVKKIVTKGDRILDVTLSKVGGKGLFVKEIEQAMLAGEIDMAVHSMKDMPSILPDGLTNGAVPRRVDPRDCLITLDGKGIDDLPQGARVGTSSLRRSSQLKAYRPDLELEPVRGNIDSRLKKLETEGFQAILLAAAGLYRMGWEDRITSYIPADICLPAVGQGALGIECREDDEELLKLLALYNDKESEMAVAAERRFLGVLNGGCQVPIGAHAILVKAPEEHTLAGQNVIQLTGMVGSPEGDVILKETLLGLDPVKLGEEVAGKLIERGAEKILEQVKEID
- the ccsA gene encoding cytochrome c biogenesis protein CcsA, producing MLTGFYDAGIYIYALSLLFFISDCIRRNRGAKRMGTGLLAVVGMLQAGALIIRALEESALPIFTPFDFLLLLSFSLVVASLIIHLLQRAEFAVLLLSIIGFCIQVLNRLRFSPGNNPLKHWETVHGLLVLHITLANLSFVIFTVATVFSAMYLFLHRKLKGKKWTNTMRRLPSLEMLDKYAYSLALIGTPLLTVSFIVAALSVVAEGRLNLLLDMKVLATFAGLCFYYFYLYKKRLHQHTGTLMAKWILVGYVFIIIIFALNAWSDFHRWNGE
- the hemB gene encoding porphobilinogen synthase, translated to MSFPIVRHRRLRQSTGMRNLVRETVLNVHDLIMPIFVTYGEGVKNEISSMPGIYHFSLDTLKEEVDEIVALGIPAVLLFGIPETKDSVGTSAFVEDGIVQEATRLIKKWYPDLLVVADTCLCEFTDHGHCGMVHTFEVDGHVHGDVMNDESLELLTKTAVSQAKAGADIIAPSNMMDGFVQAIRTGLDEAGFEHVPIMSYSVKYASAFYGPFREAADSAPQFGDRKTYQMDPANAREALREAETDVLEGADMLMVKPALAYMDVIRTLKDQFDLPLVAYNVSGEYSMVKAAALQGWINEQAIVQEMLTGMKRAGADIIITYFAKDAARWMQER
- the cobA gene encoding uroporphyrinogen-III C-methyltransferase, with the protein product MAGKVYLVGAGPGHAKLITVKGLECLQKADVVVYDRLAAPQLLGAVKPGTRKIYVGKLPDRHTMKQEDINRLLVDLAMEGSTVVRLKGGDPVIFGRVGEEAALLKKHGIPYEIVPGVTAATAVPAYAGIPVTHREAASSVSIITGHESPDKLDLMIDWEKVTNATGTLVFMMGVSKIGYIANQLMRYGRAADTPVALVRWGTRAEQETLAGTLADIEQRVIAADFKPPAVIVVGDVVLQRELLKWAEDLPLFGKRILVTRARSQAAELVNRIDELGGEAYEFPVIETVYPQDPDMIFRVQEALSRLDSYDWVLFTSVNGVEYFYRHLAEQGRDIRSLAQAKIAAVGPATADALKERGILPVELPGRFQAEGLIETLGSRLIPGQKVLLPRGNLARTWLPEKLAEMGLDVTAVDTYQTVISQDQDHELIKLLEEQAIDMITFTSSSTVTHLIEKLKRMGVEDPVRLLGSTEAACIGEITAKTAREAGLRVSVEAGQATVDGLLDSLCEYMKNGRQHMK